The Panicum hallii strain FIL2 chromosome 9, PHallii_v3.1, whole genome shotgun sequence genome has a window encoding:
- the LOC112878106 gene encoding chitinase 8-like: MARLALAAMAAALLLGVASAQGVGSIITQDVYNAMLPNRDNSICPANGFYTYDAFIQAASAFPGFGTGGSDEANKRELAAFFGQTSHETNGGAAGQYTWGYCYKEEINKGTSPPYYGRGPIQLTGQANYQQAGDAIGEDLVGNPDLVSTNAVISFKTAIWFWMTAQPPKPSCHDVILGNWAPSDADAAAGRVPGYGAITNIINGGFECGVGPNDANVNRIGYYQRYCDMFGVGYGDNLDCYSQQHF, from the exons ATGGCGAGGCTCGCGCtcgcggcgatggcggcggcgctgctgctgggCGTGGCGTCAGCGCAGGGCGTGGGCTCCATCATCACGCAGGACGTGTACAACGCCATGCTGCCCAACCGCGACAACTCCATCTGCCCCGCCAACGGGTTCTACACCTACGACGCCTTCATCCAGGCCGCCAGCGCCTTCCCGGGGTTCGGCACCGGCGGCAGCGACGAGGCCAACAAGCGCGAGCTCGCCGCCTTCTTCGGCCAGACCTCCCACGAGACCAACG GCGGTGCTGCCGGCCAGTACACATGGGGGTACTGCTACAAGGAAGAGATCAACAAGGGGACGTCCCCTCCCTACTACGGGCGGGGACCCATCCAATTGACAGG GCAGGCCAACTACCAGCAGGCCGGGGACGCGATCGGCGAGGACCTGGTGGGCAACCCGGACCTGGTGTCGACGAACGCAGTGATTTCGTTCAAGACGGCCATCTGGTTCTGGATGACGGCGCAGCCGCCCAAGCCGTCGTGCCACGACGTGATCCTGGGCAATTGGGCGCCGTCggacgccgacgccgccgcgggGCGGGTGCCCGGGTACGGCGCCATCACCAACATCATCAACGGCGGGTTCGAGTGCGGCGTGGGGCCCAACGACGCCAACGTCAACCGCATCGGCTACTACCAGCGCTACTGCGATATGTTCGGCGTCGGCTACGGCGACAACCTCGACTGCTACTCCCAGCAGCATTTCTGA